Part of the Triticum dicoccoides isolate Atlit2015 ecotype Zavitan unplaced genomic scaffold, WEW_v2.0 scaffold101246, whole genome shotgun sequence genome is shown below.
TTCTGCTCATCGGCATGTTGCGGTATTGCCTCTATTTGTTCTAATACTAGAGGATGAACCATTCTCGCTCTTAAGAGGATTTGAGTAGGGGATGAGGAGTTCAACCACTCGACGGTGTACCGTTTACCTTTACATGTGCCGTTGCCAGGGCAGAACGTACTTCATCATCAAtctctccttggcgtatggttaatGTGTGACAGACGTTTGGTTGTTTTAGTCCGAATGGGAATGATTTGAGTGGGAATGTGCTCCTCCCATTTTCCTTTCTCAAGTCCGTCTGCGTCGGCTCATCCAAACCGGGATGTTGTTTGTTTGTTTTAGTCAGAATTTCCGGACCAACAACAGAAAATTTTACGCAGAACTAACAAGTTAGAAGAAAAAAATTACACCACATGAAGTGCTAGGCTGACAACAATAAAAAACGTATTCGCGGAACACAGCAAGAGGCATTAAACACGGTCTCAAAACCTCCACATACATAGTCACATTCTTCCAAACATGCATCATGGTTCCGAAATATCAAAACTGCATCCACCATCCACTTCCTAATGTAAAGCAGGCTTAACAAACAAAACATCTTCCGAATACAAGGGGGATCATCGATGATCAACCTAGTTCATCCTCCTGACGAGCTGGTTGATGTAGTTCTCGCGGTTGCCAGCGTCACCGCCCTCGACGTAGTGGTTCCTCTTCTTCTTGAGGCCTCCCAGCGGCGCCTTCAGCTTGAATGGCCACAGGAAGTTGTTGGCCTCCTTGAAGTGAAGGCCAACGGTCAGGATCTTGTGGACAAGGTTCTTAATGCAGATGATGTTGTGCTTTCCAAGACCCTGACAATTATTAGACAACCAAAATTGTCAGAATCAC
Proteins encoded:
- the LOC119342679 gene encoding 60S ribosomal protein L7-3-like; translation: LKIVRDLIYKRGYGKLNKQRIPLTNNKVTKEGLGKHNIICIKNLVHKILTVGLHFKEANNFLWPFKLKAPLGGLKKKRNHYVEGGDAGNRENYINQLVRRMN